The Rhinoraja longicauda isolate Sanriku21f chromosome 19, sRhiLon1.1, whole genome shotgun sequence genome includes a window with the following:
- the LOC144603180 gene encoding uncharacterized protein LOC144603180 gives MCKSCQCMRGGPKRRLITSKDQALIFNFEPITERKAKVPDKNRRRRVLYPDYQVRKLFPAQTDLAKRLLLIFLSVVILQVYFATEEEPGLSSTEMDSPSDLPWYGTALIPTASDRAETHCILHLVAGSLWKPPNSQRCPTRDSSSQVHKL, from the exons ATGTGCAAGTCCTGTCAGTGCATGCGCGGCGGGCCAAAGCGACGTCTCATCACCTCTAAAGACCAGGCCCTGATATTCAACTTCGAACCGATCACAGAGCGAAAAGCCAAGGTCCCGGACAAGAACAGAAGACGGCGTGTCCTGTATCCCGACTACCAG GTGAGGAAGCTGTTTCCTGCTCAGACTGACTTGGCCAAGAGGTTGCTTCTCATCTTCCTCTCCGTGGTCATCCTGCAAGTGTACTTCGCCACTGAGGAAGAGCCCGGCCTTTCGTCAACAGAGATGGACAGTCCCAGCGACCTGCCTTGGTACGGCACCGCACTCATCCCCACTGCATCGGACAGAGCTGAGACACACTGCATCCTTCATCTCGTGGCGGGAAGCCTTTGGAAGCCTCCGAACAGCCAGCGATGTCCCACCAGAGATTCAAGTTCTCAAGTTCACAAGCTATAG